In Rheinheimera sp. MM224, one DNA window encodes the following:
- a CDS encoding S8 family peptidase produces MQHKTFNLSKVSLLTLSALSLLATAAQAAPQKSGITLEVNETKAIEPPTRFIIKYKNAATLSAQGLASTATSSVNQLKTHAASELSSRAGEPMSFVRSLAVANRHVVKAERRLSKAETQRTIELLAQDPMVESVEEDRMLQIAAAPNDTQYTSQWHYYESTGGLRANTAWDNATGTGVVVAVLDTGYRPHADLNANILPGYDMISDNFVGNDGNGRDNNAQDPGDWILANECGGTHAAQDSSWHGTHVAGTVAAVTNNGSGVAGVAYGAKVVPVRVLGKCGGYTSDIADGIIWASGGTVSGVPANANPAKVINMSLGGSGACDSTTQAAINTARANGTVVVIASGNDNANANNFNPGNCAGVVNVASTNRSGGRAYYSNYGTSIDVAAPGGAMNSANDPNGILSTYNTGTTTPGSDSYGYSQGTSMAAPHVAGVAALIAQKKPAATPDEIETILKTTTRSFPATCTSCGTGIVDAAAAVAAASGTGGGGGTGATSTVNNISVARNAWKYYTVVVPAGMSVLTVNTSGGTGDGDLYVRRGSQPTTSTYDCRPYLNGNTESCTFNNPVAATYHIGIRGYTAVSGVTLTTSYQP; encoded by the coding sequence TTAAATACAAAAATGCTGCAACTTTATCTGCACAAGGCTTGGCCAGCACAGCAACAAGCTCAGTGAATCAATTAAAAACTCATGCTGCTTCTGAATTATCCAGCCGCGCCGGTGAACCTATGAGCTTTGTGCGTTCTTTAGCAGTCGCTAACCGCCATGTGGTGAAAGCGGAACGTCGTCTGTCAAAAGCTGAAACTCAACGTACCATTGAGCTGCTAGCCCAGGATCCAATGGTGGAATCGGTTGAAGAAGACCGTATGTTACAAATTGCAGCTGCTCCAAACGACACTCAGTACACCAGTCAATGGCATTATTATGAGTCCACAGGCGGTTTACGTGCTAACACTGCATGGGATAACGCCACAGGTACTGGTGTCGTTGTTGCAGTATTAGATACAGGCTACCGTCCACATGCTGATTTAAACGCTAACATTCTGCCTGGTTACGACATGATTTCTGACAACTTTGTCGGCAATGACGGTAATGGTCGTGATAACAATGCACAGGATCCGGGCGACTGGATTTTAGCGAACGAATGTGGTGGCACACATGCCGCTCAGGATTCGTCATGGCACGGTACTCACGTTGCAGGCACAGTAGCTGCAGTCACTAACAACGGTTCTGGCGTAGCTGGTGTGGCGTATGGCGCCAAAGTAGTACCAGTGCGCGTATTAGGTAAATGTGGTGGTTATACCTCAGATATAGCTGACGGTATCATCTGGGCCTCAGGTGGCACAGTCTCTGGTGTTCCGGCGAACGCCAACCCGGCTAAAGTGATTAACATGAGTTTAGGTGGTTCAGGTGCTTGTGACTCTACCACTCAGGCTGCGATTAACACAGCTCGCGCCAACGGCACTGTAGTTGTGATTGCATCTGGTAATGACAATGCAAACGCCAACAACTTTAACCCGGGTAACTGTGCTGGTGTGGTGAACGTTGCTTCAACTAACCGCAGCGGTGGCCGCGCTTATTACTCTAACTACGGCACTTCAATCGATGTCGCAGCACCTGGTGGTGCTATGAACTCGGCCAACGATCCAAACGGTATTCTGTCTACTTATAACACTGGTACTACTACACCAGGTTCAGACAGCTACGGTTACAGTCAGGGCACTTCAATGGCAGCTCCTCATGTGGCAGGTGTTGCAGCATTAATAGCTCAGAAGAAACCAGCGGCTACGCCGGATGAGATTGAAACCATCCTGAAAACAACCACCCGTTCTTTCCCTGCAACCTGCACCAGCTGTGGTACTGGTATTGTTGATGCTGCAGCTGCAGTAGCGGCAGCTTCGGGTACTGGCGGCGGCGGTGGCACAGGTGCAACTTCAACTGTGAACAATATTTCTGTGGCCCGTAATGCCTGGAAATATTACACAGTGGTAGTTCCTGCAGGTATGAGTGTACTTACAGTCAATACGTCTGGTGGTACTGGTGATGGCGATCTGTATGTACGTCGTGGTTCACAACCTACCACTTCTACTTATGACTGTCGTCCATACCTGAATGGTAATACTGAAAGCTGTACTTTCAATAACCCTGTTGCAGCCACTTACCACATTGGTATCCGTGGTTACACTGCGGTATCAGGTGTCACTTTAACGACATCCTACCAACCATAA
- the cueR gene encoding Cu(I)-responsive transcriptional regulator → MMSTSVRTLVTIGQAAKQTGLSAKMIRHYEEAGLLLKANRTDAGYRLYNSQQLQQLGFIKQARTLGFSIAQISSLLGLWRDPQRSSREVKQLAEVHLDEIKQKVAELQQMQKVLQQLADSCCGDDQPQCAILDGLTLQKQRAPA, encoded by the coding sequence ATGATGAGTACTTCAGTCAGAACCTTGGTCACTATAGGCCAGGCGGCAAAACAGACCGGGCTTTCTGCCAAGATGATTCGTCATTATGAAGAAGCAGGGTTGTTGCTTAAAGCCAATAGAACAGATGCGGGCTATCGGTTGTATAACAGTCAGCAGCTGCAACAACTGGGGTTTATTAAACAGGCTCGTACTTTAGGCTTTTCAATAGCACAAATTAGTTCTTTGTTGGGGTTATGGCGTGATCCACAGCGCAGCAGCAGAGAAGTAAAGCAACTTGCTGAAGTGCATCTGGATGAAATTAAACAAAAAGTAGCTGAATTACAGCAGATGCAAAAGGTATTGCAACAATTAGCCGACAGTTGTTGCGGTGACGATCAGCCTCAATGCGCTATTTTGGATGGCTTGACTCTGCAGAAACAAAGAGCCCCGGCCTAA